One Calditrichia bacterium DNA window includes the following coding sequences:
- a CDS encoding PAS domain S-box protein, which translates to MQPKRANSNILNSEIYRTIFETCSDGMVILENSTIVDANAAALNLFQMTSVAEITNRTLFDVSSPVQQNDCTAEAHFLSLLESHEETESPSANWQFLATTGTVFTRHLSINAISQKDNLWLVKLSKPLKSPQESIDKAMFFENIARISPWLIYVYDQTTDRNVFSNRSFGEMLGYSNDELQHIDNFLMEHTHPDDLAKIVTAGEKLNSSEPGHFIELEYRMRHKSGNWRWFCSRQTIFMRDGSGKLRMTLGIVEDITQQHQQLTQIRESERRFRLLADATPALVWMADTEGQRYHYNNQWLNYTGRTLSEELADGWKSEIAPDDLQMYLKRYQLAIVEQVPFALEYRLRRADGSYRWMMERGEPIFTDGQQFIGFIGVCMDVTKRISAEQELQHQKDFIQQVIDLNPNLIYVKDISGNFVMVNQTVAQLFDTTATELTKINNIDVHSNKNEAEYANAIDREVLATNRSKTIEANYTKPDGSARIFRTTKAPIIGVDGTTHVLGVGVDITEQKTIENQLREREAFFNNIFTSVDMGIFVLDLDGNNFRYTTINPAVERMLGISADWISGRKPDELVPTFSQEHVDTIKYYHRKCSESRQTVYYEGVLNIDDTEIWMVNRLNPIMDENGNVHRIVGSMIDITSRKSAEIQLQRSQQMMLAAQRISQIGSWEYSPETQTVFCSEEMWNICEMPARDKIAIRELTHLPTLIADQKLLREHMENCVTSGKPFDMSYSITSGTGKNKWVRLIGEPLLSDDGSVSGILGIMQDLTSQHTSELLIRQYKRLFDLSIDLVCMIDYDGNIIEANPAFKYVLGYSENNLQSMKIADIIHPEDAQSKYFNIFNQIKSGDVSSISFESRIKSVDDHYRFFAWNIVRDEEKSLLYCILKDITAQNEYRSKLEKSERNLRDAQHTAQIGSWEIDPKNNVFCSEETYHLFDWMENFDHSLESFIKLFQEQYRGKIAALIEMCQLKNHAFDDTFCIPTMDGQEKWVRVIGKPNIDKTGNTRGIYGAIQDITRQKEYEIELLDAKERAELASQSKSDFLSMMSHEIRTPMNAVIGMTYLLLQENPRNDQLQHLETLKFSANNLMALINDILDFSKIDAGKIEFEETDFNLHNLLNSIKNSMMVKADEQGIELRLSISSNVPPFVNGDSTRLSQVLINLVGNAIKFTRKGFVEIGVSRISQSKEHITLGFVVKDTGIGIPEEKLDQIFEKFSQASASTTRQFGGSGLGLAITKRLLELQNSQISVKSVLGKGSQFYFSLKFANSENKKEFKSDEYSIPNFQSLKGGKVLLAEDNRVNVMVAKKFLKKWDLEVDVAVNGKEAVQKVQENDYHLVLMDLQMPEMDGFEATLHIRKLDDPCKSQVPIVALTASALLQVRDQVYAAKMNDYVSKPFNPSELYRKIVRYIEK; encoded by the coding sequence ATGCAGCCCAAACGCGCAAATTCAAACATTTTGAATTCGGAAATTTACCGGACTATTTTTGAGACATGCTCCGACGGAATGGTCATCCTCGAAAATAGCACCATTGTGGATGCGAATGCCGCTGCGCTCAATTTATTCCAGATGACATCTGTTGCGGAAATTACCAACCGCACATTATTTGATGTTTCATCGCCTGTTCAACAAAATGATTGCACTGCCGAAGCACATTTTCTGTCATTGCTGGAATCACACGAAGAAACAGAATCGCCATCTGCGAACTGGCAATTTTTGGCAACAACCGGCACAGTTTTTACTCGCCATCTTTCCATTAATGCCATTTCTCAGAAAGACAATTTGTGGCTGGTCAAATTAAGCAAACCTTTGAAATCACCACAGGAATCGATAGATAAAGCGATGTTTTTTGAAAATATCGCTCGCATAAGCCCTTGGTTAATTTATGTTTATGATCAAACAACCGATCGCAACGTATTTTCCAATCGCTCGTTTGGCGAAATGCTGGGCTACAGCAATGACGAATTGCAGCACATCGACAATTTTTTGATGGAGCACACCCACCCGGATGATCTAGCCAAAATTGTCACCGCCGGAGAAAAGCTCAACAGCAGCGAACCCGGACATTTTATCGAACTCGAATACCGGATGCGCCACAAATCCGGTAACTGGCGTTGGTTTTGCAGTCGCCAAACCATTTTTATGCGCGATGGCAGTGGCAAACTGCGCATGACGCTCGGCATTGTGGAAGACATCACCCAACAACATCAGCAGCTAACGCAGATACGCGAAAGCGAACGGCGGTTCCGGCTGCTGGCCGATGCCACTCCCGCATTGGTGTGGATGGCAGACACAGAAGGGCAACGCTATCACTATAATAATCAATGGCTTAACTATACCGGAAGAACATTATCGGAAGAACTTGCAGACGGCTGGAAATCCGAAATTGCGCCGGACGACTTACAGATGTATCTGAAACGGTATCAACTGGCAATCGTTGAACAGGTGCCTTTTGCATTGGAATACCGGTTGCGTCGGGCAGACGGCTCATATCGCTGGATGATGGAACGCGGCGAACCGATTTTTACTGATGGGCAGCAATTTATCGGTTTTATCGGCGTTTGCATGGACGTGACCAAACGGATTTCCGCAGAACAAGAATTGCAACACCAAAAAGATTTTATCCAGCAAGTCATCGACCTGAATCCCAACCTGATTTATGTGAAAGACATTTCCGGGAATTTTGTGATGGTTAACCAAACGGTTGCCCAATTGTTTGACACCACCGCTACAGAACTGACCAAAATTAATAATATAGATGTCCATTCAAATAAAAATGAGGCTGAATACGCAAACGCCATCGACCGGGAAGTGCTGGCAACAAACCGCTCAAAAACCATCGAAGCAAACTACACAAAACCGGATGGATCGGCTCGCATTTTCCGAACCACAAAAGCACCGATTATCGGCGTGGATGGCACTACCCACGTACTGGGTGTTGGCGTGGATATTACGGAACAAAAAACTATCGAAAACCAACTGCGGGAACGCGAAGCATTTTTCAACAATATTTTTACCAGCGTGGACATGGGCATTTTTGTACTGGATTTGGATGGCAACAATTTTCGTTACACAACTATCAATCCGGCGGTGGAGCGCATGCTCGGTATCTCGGCCGATTGGATCAGCGGCCGGAAACCGGACGAGCTTGTTCCGACCTTTTCACAGGAACATGTTGACACCATCAAATATTATCACCGGAAATGTTCCGAATCTCGCCAAACAGTATATTATGAAGGCGTGTTAAACATTGACGACACGGAAATATGGATGGTCAATCGTCTCAATCCCATTATGGACGAGAACGGGAATGTTCACCGGATTGTCGGTTCGATGATCGATATTACCAGCCGGAAATCTGCCGAAATACAGTTGCAACGGTCGCAGCAAATGATGTTGGCAGCACAGCGGATTTCCCAAATCGGCAGTTGGGAATACAGTCCGGAAACCCAGACCGTCTTTTGTTCGGAGGAAATGTGGAATATTTGCGAAATGCCGGCCAGAGATAAAATTGCGATCCGGGAGTTGACCCATTTGCCAACCCTAATTGCCGATCAAAAGTTACTTCGCGAACACATGGAAAATTGCGTAACCTCCGGCAAACCGTTTGATATGAGCTACAGCATCACATCCGGCACCGGAAAAAACAAATGGGTGCGGTTAATCGGTGAACCGTTATTAAGCGATGACGGTTCTGTTTCCGGCATTTTAGGAATCATGCAGGATTTAACATCGCAACATACGTCGGAGCTGTTGATACGCCAATACAAACGCCTGTTCGATCTGTCCATCGATCTGGTTTGCATGATCGATTACGATGGCAATATTATCGAAGCGAATCCGGCGTTTAAATATGTGCTGGGTTATTCGGAGAACAATTTACAATCGATGAAGATTGCGGATATCATTCATCCGGAAGATGCTCAAAGTAAATATTTTAACATATTTAACCAAATAAAATCAGGTGATGTTTCTTCAATCAGTTTCGAAAGCCGCATCAAATCGGTTGATGATCATTATCGGTTTTTTGCATGGAATATTGTTCGCGACGAAGAAAAAAGCTTGCTGTATTGCATCTTAAAAGACATTACCGCACAGAACGAATATCGCTCCAAATTGGAAAAATCGGAGCGGAACCTGCGCGATGCACAGCACACCGCGCAAATCGGTAGTTGGGAAATTGACCCAAAGAATAACGTTTTCTGCTCCGAAGAAACCTATCATTTGTTCGACTGGATGGAAAATTTTGACCATTCGCTCGAATCGTTTATCAAACTATTTCAGGAGCAATATCGCGGAAAAATTGCTGCACTCATCGAAATGTGTCAATTGAAAAATCATGCGTTTGACGACACATTCTGCATCCCGACAATGGACGGTCAGGAAAAATGGGTGCGGGTTATCGGCAAGCCGAATATCGACAAAACTGGGAACACTCGCGGCATTTACGGGGCGATACAGGATATCACCCGGCAAAAAGAATATGAAATTGAATTGCTGGATGCCAAAGAAAGAGCAGAACTTGCATCGCAATCGAAAAGCGATTTTTTATCGATGATGTCCCACGAAATCCGCACACCAATGAACGCGGTCATCGGGATGACCTATTTGCTGTTGCAGGAAAACCCCCGTAACGACCAGCTTCAGCATTTGGAAACACTTAAATTTTCCGCCAATAATTTAATGGCGTTAATTAATGATATTCTTGACTTTAGCAAAATAGATGCCGGAAAAATCGAGTTTGAGGAAACCGATTTTAACCTGCATAATTTGTTGAACAGCATCAAAAATTCGATGATGGTGAAAGCAGATGAGCAGGGTATTGAACTTCGGTTGAGCATCTCGTCAAACGTGCCGCCTTTTGTAAATGGCGACTCAACCCGATTGAGCCAAGTGTTGATAAACCTGGTTGGAAATGCCATCAAATTTACCCGAAAAGGGTTTGTAGAAATTGGTGTTAGCCGAATATCCCAATCGAAAGAGCATATCACCCTCGGATTTGTGGTAAAGGATACGGGCATCGGTATCCCGGAAGAAAAGCTGGATCAGATTTTCGAAAAATTTTCGCAGGCCAGCGCTTCCACAACCCGTCAATTTGGCGGTAGCGGACTGGGTTTAGCCATTACCAAACGCCTTCTGGAGCTGCAAAACAGCCAAATTTCCGTGAAAAGCGTACTCGGTAAAGGATCGCAGTTTTACTTTTCGCTAAAATTTGCCAACAGTGAAAACAAAAAAGAATTCAAATCTGATGAGTACAGCATCCCTAATTTCCAAAGCTTAAAAGGTGGCAAAGTATTGTTGGCAGAGGATAACCGGGTGAATGTGATGGTCGCCAAAAAATTTCTGAAAAAATGGGATCTGGAAGTGGACGTTGCCGTAAACGGCAAAGAAGCGGTACAAAAGGTGCAGGAAAACGACTACCATTTGGTGCTGATGGATTTGCAAATGCCAGAAATGGATGGCTTTGAAGCAACGCTACACATCCGCAAACTGGACGATCCCTGCAAATCGCAAGTCCCCATTGTTGCGTTAACCGCTTCTGCGCTGCTGCAGGTTCGCGATCAGGTTTATGCCGCAAAAATGAATGACTATGTCTCCAAACCGTTTAACCCCTCCGAGCTGTATCGCAAAATTGTGCGATATATTGAAAAATAA
- a CDS encoding DUF4861 family protein, producing MLALLLSCTGGKTIEITVTNPSGVARPAEVVVVDYKALQKAFSGLRLEPDIQISDENGSLLPTQFDDINGDQKWDELVFIADFAANQTRTFRFKQRFLEPDSIIDVTRLWVSLDADLARPMMVDEAHGKQLETELRYAGVTWGTASQPFRLKFDTLNAIDLLPQSSGNLILEQQIDSLAYKNGIVWPPAKSMETGNFGGFVFAQNGNLFPPVDLFGFQARILTRGPLRTVVRMDYEDWPVDTLQSKVAWLIMQYHHTPVTEHRLYFKPSASGEMPTVAVGTPGKPLANNPSGVFFSQLDSNALAYFGLVFPPEQHDQSVQILRKITLKPDLSKLPALRYFAIYLQEPPESLQLLVNQLLETQRLPMQISF from the coding sequence ATGTTAGCCCTGCTTCTTTCCTGCACCGGCGGTAAAACCATCGAAATTACGGTAACCAATCCGTCCGGTGTTGCACGTCCGGCGGAAGTTGTCGTCGTCGATTACAAAGCGCTGCAAAAAGCATTTTCCGGATTACGGCTGGAGCCGGATATCCAGATTTCCGATGAAAACGGCAGCCTGCTCCCCACCCAGTTTGACGATATCAACGGCGATCAAAAATGGGATGAGCTGGTATTTATCGCAGATTTTGCGGCAAACCAAACCCGGACATTCCGCTTCAAACAGCGGTTTTTGGAACCGGATTCCATCATCGATGTCACCCGGCTTTGGGTTTCGCTGGATGCGGATTTAGCCCGCCCGATGATGGTAGACGAAGCACACGGCAAACAGTTGGAAACCGAGCTTCGCTATGCCGGTGTAACCTGGGGAACCGCATCGCAACCGTTCCGGCTGAAATTTGACACATTAAACGCCATCGATTTGCTGCCGCAAAGCAGTGGGAATTTGATACTGGAACAGCAGATCGACTCGCTGGCATACAAAAACGGCATCGTGTGGCCACCCGCGAAAAGTATGGAAACTGGCAACTTCGGCGGATTTGTGTTCGCCCAAAATGGCAATTTATTCCCACCGGTTGATTTGTTCGGGTTTCAGGCGCGAATTCTCACTCGCGGTCCACTCCGTACAGTTGTCCGGATGGATTACGAAGATTGGCCGGTAGATACGCTGCAATCCAAAGTCGCCTGGTTGATCATGCAATATCATCACACCCCCGTTACAGAGCACCGACTGTATTTCAAACCATCTGCTTCGGGCGAAATGCCGACTGTTGCTGTCGGCACGCCGGGAAAACCGTTGGCGAACAACCCATCCGGGGTGTTTTTTAGCCAATTGGATAGCAATGCACTCGCGTATTTCGGGCTGGTTTTTCCGCCGGAGCAGCACGACCAATCTGTACAAATTTTGAGAAAAATTACACTAAAACCTGACTTGTCAAAGCTGCCGGCACTCCGTTATTTTGCCATTTATTTACAGGAACCACCGGAATCGTTGCAATTGCTGGTCAATCAATTGCTGGAAACTCAGCGTCTGCCAATGCAAATTTCTTTCTGA
- a CDS encoding NAD-dependent epimerase/dehydratase family protein: MKVFITGATGYIGFNVALAFRRAGYEIWGLTRSREKARLLLQSEIHPVIGSLDEPKTYRKTADNCAVLIHCASDSGNPDGIEKQTLRELTESACCGHQHKTVIFTSGVWVYGNTGNKPQDETDRLNPLNLSSWRPGLERVLVENNDLRGIVIRPGVVYGKQGGMTGIWFQQAETGKLQIIGDGKNHWSMVHVDDVASAYVRAAESGVRGEIFNISDPSRETVSDMVKAVATACNYAKPIAQISYEDALEQMGAIAEGIAVDQHVDARKATRLLNWQPRHSGFIDDVDIYYQTWKAYQKQ, translated from the coding sequence ATGAAAGTATTTATCACCGGTGCAACCGGCTATATCGGATTTAACGTGGCGCTGGCTTTTCGGCGTGCAGGCTATGAAATATGGGGACTTACTCGCTCACGCGAAAAAGCGCGACTGCTGCTGCAATCGGAAATCCATCCGGTTATCGGCAGTCTGGACGAACCAAAAACCTACCGAAAAACCGCGGATAACTGCGCGGTGCTCATCCATTGCGCATCAGATTCCGGCAATCCCGACGGCATCGAAAAACAAACGCTGCGCGAATTAACCGAATCTGCCTGCTGCGGCCATCAGCACAAAACGGTCATTTTCACATCCGGTGTTTGGGTGTATGGCAACACCGGCAACAAACCGCAGGACGAAACCGACCGGTTGAATCCGTTAAATTTGTCATCGTGGCGTCCGGGTTTGGAGCGTGTGCTGGTCGAAAACAACGATCTGCGCGGCATCGTTATTCGTCCGGGTGTGGTGTATGGCAAACAGGGCGGGATGACCGGCATCTGGTTTCAGCAAGCCGAAACCGGAAAATTGCAGATCATCGGCGATGGCAAAAATCACTGGTCGATGGTGCATGTGGACGATGTGGCGAGTGCCTACGTCCGCGCTGCGGAAAGCGGCGTTCGCGGTGAAATTTTCAACATCTCGGATCCATCGCGGGAAACCGTTTCGGATATGGTGAAAGCCGTTGCCACAGCCTGTAATTATGCCAAGCCGATCGCCCAAATATCCTACGAAGATGCGCTGGAACAAATGGGCGCCATTGCCGAAGGGATCGCGGTTGATCAACATGTGGATGCCCGGAAAGCCACTCGCCTGCTCAATTGGCAACCGCGCCACTCCGGTTTTATTGATGATGTGGATATCTATTATCAAACCTGGAAAGCTTATCAAAAACAATAG
- a CDS encoding Hsp70 family protein, producing the protein MNRKNRPVLGIDFGTTNSYFCKYLTQPDGQKIRLIDFGNGQLGGLASTILFRKDKSPIVGKTAEIEWGEATAAERKNYTLRTHFKPDITRSDDAKNDATAFLQTIREQTAARRIDFVSPEHVVIFGLPGESGDDFRQSLQAIADAAGYGKVRLVAEPIGALLYHLWNKDITPSETQKGVLVVDFGGGTCDFAFMQRLEIADAWGDMLLGGRLFDDLFFQWFLDQNPGALAQLIANGDEYFVHWLECRQIKELFSETMTLNRDEMVRGRLGKLRNYGTFNNLSWSEFIDRAKNYRPHDTFVEYLKERNLSTGELLSGKSLDLLAWFQRSLIEGLDKYRIRSSDVERVILTGGSSQWPFVQDIVCEALHIDPKQLLTSENPKAAISEGLVVLPALQHTYERVSQRLQQETPQFFAKRIEPEITRRLDAILNDILNDVTVRLYDGEIAPIIHEYRESGGPLIQLKEKIRATTLNFAPQIEDRIQQKLTDLNAGLPEALHKLIRQWFSENGVSYYGQQVNASEVQRLSAGNADIATTNKIGDLQREIMDVTSVMVIAVTATVMGTITGGTQTALIASGPAGWLVGAVATAATMWMTYEFGRDKINETVEKLDLPSGMVKLILREGKIKTILNEGREKLTELLRKEIAHALEKPLDEMKSQIMRNIDQEVRSLTLINHL; encoded by the coding sequence ATGAACCGGAAAAACCGCCCGGTTCTGGGCATCGATTTTGGAACGACAAACTCCTATTTTTGCAAATACTTAACGCAACCGGACGGGCAGAAAATCCGGCTCATCGATTTCGGCAACGGACAGCTCGGCGGGCTTGCATCGACCATTTTATTCCGCAAAGATAAATCGCCAATTGTGGGCAAAACCGCGGAAATCGAGTGGGGCGAAGCCACCGCTGCCGAACGCAAAAACTACACCCTGCGCACCCATTTTAAACCGGATATCACCCGCAGCGATGACGCGAAAAACGACGCGACCGCGTTTCTGCAAACCATCCGCGAACAAACGGCTGCCCGGCGGATCGATTTTGTCTCGCCGGAACATGTGGTCATTTTCGGGCTGCCCGGCGAATCGGGTGATGATTTCCGGCAATCGTTGCAAGCCATTGCCGATGCCGCCGGTTACGGAAAAGTGCGGCTGGTTGCCGAGCCGATCGGCGCGCTGCTGTATCATTTGTGGAACAAAGATATCACGCCATCCGAAACGCAAAAAGGCGTGCTGGTGGTGGATTTTGGCGGCGGCACCTGCGATTTCGCATTCATGCAGCGGCTGGAAATTGCCGATGCCTGGGGCGATATGCTACTCGGCGGCCGCCTCTTCGATGACCTCTTTTTCCAATGGTTTCTCGATCAAAATCCCGGTGCGCTGGCGCAGCTCATCGCCAACGGTGATGAATATTTTGTGCATTGGCTGGAATGCCGGCAAATCAAGGAATTGTTCTCCGAAACGATGACGCTGAACCGCGACGAGATGGTTCGCGGACGATTGGGAAAATTGCGTAACTACGGCACATTCAACAACTTATCGTGGAGCGAATTTATCGATCGCGCCAAAAATTATCGCCCGCACGACACATTTGTGGAGTATCTGAAAGAGCGCAATTTGAGCACCGGCGAGCTGCTTTCCGGCAAATCGCTGGATCTGCTGGCCTGGTTTCAGCGCTCGCTGATTGAAGGATTGGACAAATACCGCATCCGCAGCAGCGATGTCGAACGGGTGATTCTCACCGGCGGCAGCAGCCAGTGGCCGTTTGTCCAGGATATCGTTTGCGAGGCGCTGCACATCGACCCGAAACAACTGCTCACCAGCGAAAATCCCAAAGCAGCCATCAGCGAAGGATTGGTGGTTTTGCCGGCGTTGCAACACACCTACGAGCGCGTTTCGCAACGGCTGCAGCAGGAAACGCCGCAGTTTTTTGCCAAACGCATCGAACCGGAAATCACCCGGCGGCTGGATGCCATTCTCAACGATATTTTGAACGATGTGACCGTGCGGTTGTATGATGGCGAGATTGCGCCAATCATTCACGAATATCGCGAAAGCGGCGGTCCGCTCATTCAGTTAAAAGAAAAAATTCGCGCAACAACCCTCAATTTTGCCCCGCAAATTGAAGATCGCATCCAACAAAAATTGACCGATTTGAACGCCGGATTGCCGGAGGCATTGCACAAATTAATTCGCCAATGGTTTTCGGAAAACGGGGTGAGCTATTACGGCCAGCAGGTGAACGCCAGCGAAGTTCAACGGCTTTCCGCTGGAAATGCTGATATCGCAACTACTAATAAAATAGGTGATTTACAGCGAGAAATTATGGACGTAACCAGCGTGATGGTCATCGCCGTTACGGCGACTGTTATGGGCACAATTACCGGTGGCACCCAAACGGCACTCATCGCCAGCGGTCCGGCGGGATGGCTCGTCGGCGCAGTTGCAACCGCCGCAACCATGTGGATGACCTACGAATTCGGACGTGATAAAATCAACGAAACGGTCGAGAAACTGGATTTGCCGTCCGGCATGGTAAAGCTCATTTTGCGCGAAGGCAAAATCAAAACCATATTAAATGAAGGGCGCGAAAAACTGACAGAATTGCTCCGAAAAGAAATCGCGCATGCGCTGGAAAAACCGCTGGACGAAATGAAATCCCAGATTATGCGCAATATCGATCAGGAAGTACGTAGTCTGACCCTCATCAATCATTTATAA